A window of Spiroplasma syrphidicola EA-1 contains these coding sequences:
- a CDS encoding copper homeostasis protein CutC produces MFLEVIGTSLADCEMIVSAGNVNRIELCANLEHGGYTPEYQVIKECCAKINLPIRVIVRHSDENFYCPAWEYEQMKKDIDFIKTTKADGIVIGILTPTNEIDLVRMQELIMLASPLNVTFHRAFDLIKDKQQAIIQLKNLGVKTVLTQGGETPILTNLTTFKEISGHGVQIQGGSGINLTNYQTVLPVVDAIHIGSAVRVNQSWNEPIDLALLQQFQEKKSND; encoded by the coding sequence ATGTTTTTAGAAGTAATTGGAACAAGTTTAGCGGATTGTGAAATGATTGTTTCGGCCGGAAATGTTAATCGCATTGAATTATGTGCTAATTTAGAACATGGTGGTTATACACCTGAATATCAAGTTATTAAGGAATGCTGTGCCAAAATTAATTTACCAATTCGTGTAATAGTTCGCCATAGCGATGAAAATTTTTATTGCCCAGCGTGAGAATATGAACAAATGAAAAAAGATATTGATTTTATTAAAACAACCAAGGCTGATGGGATTGTCATTGGGATTTTAACCCCAACAAATGAAATTGATCTTGTTCGAATGCAAGAACTGATTATGTTAGCTTCACCGTTAAATGTCACATTTCATCGGGCTTTTGATTTAATTAAAGATAAACAACAGGCAATTATCCAATTAAAAAACCTAGGGGTAAAAACTGTTTTAACGCAAGGGGGTGAAACGCCCATTTTAACAAACTTAACAACTTTTAAAGAAATTAGCGGTCATGGTGTTCAAATCCAAGGGGGTAGTGGTATTAACTTAACTAATTATCAAACAGTTTTACCAGTGGTTGATGCGATTCATATTGGTAGTGCTGTTCGCGTTAATCAGAGTTGAAACGAACCGATTGATTTAGCGTTATTACAACAATTCCAGGAAAAAAAATCTAACGATTAA
- a CDS encoding septation ring formation regulator EzrA, translated as MVLTIVNNFWNSPIKLTLFILFIVLIIILTGLLVLWCKKITLKKLEIKILAKIDILKRLPLKYKIFRVSEIARNNNAYAKDLVIWRTKYEIIYEKKMVSCLEVLKKLYLPTKINGQTKQNHPNYKALQPLYKELTLLEDEGRKLLGEIDKQLKIEVLQRDYILAHKIMFTALQEDAAKLQMNVSLDENKFNDFQHNIENMFDEFEEFLSAGDFNRTDQILSNITTSLTIFVEILDNIPQIKILLTKVVPNKLSLLKDKYVLFNKDENSKDILKYSFDELTTNIDEIKILISKHIDNLQYKKATKKTIEIINSINDFDNTIEHQKAIISCFKKYYKIVMDYINKIERSFNIVSRQIESLRSSSILTPKEDGIYREAMAKTKQLTHDTNYLVLEINKNGKDYVKFNNELVKLLENGITTHEAIAGVVKIIEKRNFAETEIRKTIHLLEVVLLQAEVRLNQLEYKKLLGKYDKAINDYRKSLDKIKNISFDVTKKEEVQEVTAKLDRLKTDVLKLFEKIKNNILLDILAQEALIYAQKYSLTNDAVENQLKNAEISYRSGDYDSSLFVSLKVLTEAKLGKTGKGS; from the coding sequence ATGGTTTTAACAATTGTTAATAATTTTTGAAATAGTCCAATTAAATTAACACTTTTTATTTTATTTATTGTTTTAATTATTATTTTGACTGGGTTATTAGTGCTGTGATGTAAAAAAATTACTTTAAAAAAATTAGAAATTAAAATTTTAGCAAAAATTGATATTTTAAAGCGCTTACCGTTAAAGTATAAGATTTTTCGGGTATCAGAAATTGCGCGTAATAATAATGCTTATGCCAAAGACTTAGTAATTTGACGAACAAAGTATGAAATAATTTATGAAAAAAAAATGGTAAGTTGTTTAGAAGTTTTAAAAAAATTATACTTGCCAACAAAAATTAACGGTCAAACAAAGCAAAACCATCCAAATTATAAAGCGTTACAACCGTTATATAAAGAATTAACGTTATTAGAAGATGAAGGACGTAAACTGCTTGGGGAAATTGATAAGCAGTTAAAAATTGAAGTATTACAACGCGACTATATTTTAGCCCATAAAATTATGTTTACGGCTTTACAAGAAGACGCCGCAAAATTGCAAATGAATGTTTCGTTAGATGAAAATAAATTTAACGATTTTCAACATAATATTGAAAATATGTTTGATGAATTTGAAGAATTTTTATCAGCGGGGGATTTTAACCGAACTGATCAAATTCTTTCAAATATTACAACATCATTAACAATCTTTGTTGAAATTTTAGATAACATTCCCCAAATTAAAATTCTCTTAACAAAAGTTGTTCCGAATAAATTATCATTGTTAAAAGACAAATATGTTCTTTTTAATAAGGACGAAAATAGTAAGGATATTTTAAAATATAGTTTTGATGAATTAACAACAAATATTGATGAAATTAAGATCTTAATTTCAAAACATATTGATAATTTACAGTATAAAAAGGCGACGAAAAAAACAATTGAAATTATTAATAGTATTAATGATTTTGATAATACAATTGAACATCAAAAGGCAATTATTTCATGTTTTAAAAAGTATTATAAAATTGTTATGGACTATATTAATAAAATTGAACGTAGTTTTAATATTGTTTCGCGTCAAATTGAAAGTTTACGTAGTTCATCAATTTTGACCCCAAAAGAAGATGGGATTTATCGTGAAGCAATGGCCAAAACTAAACAGTTAACTCATGATACAAATTATTTAGTGTTGGAAATCAATAAAAATGGGAAAGACTATGTTAAATTTAATAATGAATTAGTAAAATTGTTAGAAAATGGGATTACAACCCATGAAGCAATTGCAGGGGTTGTTAAAATTATTGAAAAACGTAATTTTGCCGAAACAGAAATTCGTAAAACAATTCACTTACTAGAAGTTGTTTTATTACAAGCAGAAGTAAGATTAAACCAATTAGAATATAAAAAATTATTGGGAAAATATGATAAGGCCATTAACGATTATCGTAAAAGTTTAGATAAAATTAAAAATATTTCATTTGATGTAACCAAAAAAGAGGAAGTACAAGAAGTAACCGCTAAATTAGATCGTTTAAAAACCGATGTCTTAAAATTATTTGAAAAAATAAAAAATAATATTTTATTAGATATATTAGCCCAAGAAGCATTAATATATGCCCAAAAATATAGCTTAACAAATGACGCCGTAGAAAATCAATTAAAGAATGCCGAAATCTCTTACCGCAGCGGGGATTATGATAGTTCATTATTTGTTTCACTAAAGGTTTTAACAGAAGCAAAATTAGGGAAAACAGGGAAAGGGAGTTAA
- a CDS encoding SDR family oxidoreductase, giving the protein MQSNRKHLVIITGASSGIGAACAKLFSAHGYPLLLIARRKEILESYHLPNTICAQGNVNNLEQFKAAVKQAEAIYGPADLLINNAGIMALDYFTDLSLDQQYEMIETNLKGVINGINLVLPQMKKAHHGTIINISSVAGRYTSETRSIYNATKFGVHALSESIRKEVAPDNVRVLLFAPGIIDTNLLTSVKNETILKDYQKVKATIDQGLTAQEAAEIILYTYQLPQHIALKEILLSHTKQKI; this is encoded by the coding sequence ATGCAATCAAACCGAAAACATTTAGTTATTATTACAGGTGCTTCATCAGGGATTGGTGCTGCATGTGCCAAACTTTTTAGTGCCCACGGTTATCCCCTATTATTAATTGCGCGGCGAAAAGAAATCTTAGAAAGTTATCATTTACCAAATACAATTTGTGCGCAAGGGAATGTTAACAACTTGGAACAGTTTAAAGCAGCTGTTAAACAAGCTGAAGCAATTTATGGACCAGCTGATTTGTTAATTAATAACGCGGGAATTATGGCTTTAGATTATTTTACAGACTTAAGTTTGGATCAACAATATGAAATGATTGAAACAAACCTAAAAGGAGTAATTAATGGCATAAACCTTGTTTTACCGCAAATGAAAAAAGCCCACCATGGAACTATCATTAATATTTCATCTGTTGCAGGGCGTTATACATCAGAAACGAGAAGTATCTATAATGCCACAAAGTTTGGGGTCCATGCCTTGTCGGAAAGTATTCGAAAAGAAGTGGCTCCTGATAATGTTCGAGTGCTGTTATTTGCCCCGGGAATTATTGATACCAATTTATTAACTTCCGTTAAAAATGAAACTATTTTAAAAGATTATCAAAAAGTTAAAGCAACGATTGACCAAGGATTAACAGCACAAGAAGCGGCGGAAATTATTCTTTACACTTACCAATTACCTCAGCATATTGCTTTAAAAGAAATTTTATTGTCTCATACAAAACAAAAAATCTAA
- a CDS encoding acetate kinase, translating into MILVINAGSSSMKFQLYKINGENDFEVICKGLAERIYLDGRFIIKYNGEEFETNEQLPDHSATAKVLINKLKEHKVIKDFSDIKGIGHRIVHGGERFTQSTIITDEVFMEIKKMITLAPLHNPPSIAAIEAFRNIIAVPNVAVFDTSFHTTIPEENYLYSVPYEWYKEHQVRRYGFHGISYRYITSHLAKMLEKPVEEVNAVICHLGNGASMCAVKKGKSFNTSMGLTPLEGLIMGTRSGDIDPSIHQYIATQTGQDLATITDILNKKSGLVGISGVSSDLRDVFASSKENPRSRLALKMSSKRIAKYLLAYANELDGEVDAIVFTAGIGENSAAMRQLVINNLKILKVDLDPIANEEKYDSEKLISSTRSVLPIYAIRTDEEIMICTDTYNLTKK; encoded by the coding sequence ATGATTTTAGTGATAAATGCTGGTAGCAGCTCAATGAAATTTCAACTTTATAAAATTAACGGAGAGAATGATTTTGAAGTTATTTGTAAAGGTTTAGCCGAACGAATTTACTTAGATGGGCGTTTTATAATTAAATATAACGGAGAAGAATTTGAAACCAATGAACAATTGCCTGACCATAGTGCTACAGCTAAGGTTTTAATTAATAAATTAAAAGAGCACAAGGTAATTAAAGATTTTTCTGATATTAAAGGAATCGGGCACCGGATTGTCCACGGTGGGGAACGATTTACTCAATCAACAATTATTACTGATGAAGTTTTCATGGAAATTAAGAAAATGATTACTTTAGCACCATTGCATAATCCCCCATCAATTGCCGCAATTGAAGCCTTTCGAAACATCATTGCTGTTCCAAATGTTGCAGTTTTTGATACATCATTTCATACAACAATTCCAGAAGAAAATTATTTATACTCAGTACCATATGAATGATATAAGGAACACCAAGTTCGCCGTTATGGGTTCCACGGAATTTCATACCGTTATATAACAAGTCATTTGGCAAAAATGTTAGAAAAACCAGTTGAGGAAGTTAATGCTGTGATTTGTCATTTAGGAAATGGAGCATCAATGTGTGCGGTTAAAAAAGGTAAAAGTTTTAATACTTCAATGGGTTTAACACCATTAGAAGGTTTAATTATGGGAACAAGAAGTGGGGACATTGATCCATCAATTCACCAATATATTGCAACACAAACAGGGCAAGATTTAGCAACAATTACTGATATTTTAAATAAAAAATCGGGATTAGTAGGAATCTCAGGGGTTTCTTCTGATTTGCGTGATGTTTTTGCATCAAGTAAAGAAAATCCTCGTAGTCGCTTAGCTTTAAAAATGAGCAGTAAAAGAATTGCTAAATATTTATTAGCTTATGCCAATGAACTTGATGGGGAAGTTGATGCGATTGTCTTCACGGCTGGAATTGGGGAAAATTCAGCAGCAATGCGCCAACTAGTTATTAATAATTTAAAAATTTTAAAAGTTGATTTAGACCCAATTGCAAATGAAGAAAAATATGATTCAGAAAAATTAATTTCTTCAACACGTTCAGTGTTACCAATTTATGCGATTCGTACCGATGAAGAAATTATGATTTGTACAGATACTTACAATTTAACAAAAAAATAA
- a CDS encoding phosphotransacetylase, whose product MLEQIVAKINEQNETIRIVFPEGKSKRIQEILPKFANTKIIPVLVFKTRAEIPTEILENKKLEIVVVEEQDLAALANYLFELRKGKLSLSEAQRLVTECNYLAVLWVKLDKAQAMVGGIEYDTKDIIGPALKIIKPRPGIKLVSSFFLMLRGEEKYIFTDGSLNIDPSSEELADIAELGYEASQIFNFSNPNLVLLSFSTKGSGKGPLVDKVRNAYKLVLEKNLPCQIDGEFQFDAAWDDNIRKIKAPNSPITHRADIYVFPSLNAANIGYKIAQRMGGYQAVGPIIIGLDKPVNDLSRGATGEEIYFTAIVTAYMHIYNQNKK is encoded by the coding sequence ATGTTAGAACAAATTGTAGCAAAAATCAATGAACAAAATGAAACAATTCGAATTGTTTTTCCGGAAGGAAAATCAAAACGGATTCAAGAAATCTTACCAAAATTTGCAAATACAAAAATTATTCCTGTTTTAGTTTTTAAAACAAGAGCTGAAATTCCAACTGAAATTTTGGAAAATAAAAAGTTAGAAATTGTTGTTGTTGAAGAGCAAGATTTAGCGGCCTTAGCAAATTATTTATTTGAATTACGCAAAGGAAAATTATCGTTGTCAGAAGCACAAAGATTAGTGACAGAATGTAATTATTTAGCTGTTTTATGAGTTAAATTAGATAAAGCCCAAGCAATGGTTGGTGGGATCGAATATGATACAAAAGATATCATTGGCCCAGCTTTAAAAATTATTAAACCTCGACCAGGAATTAAATTGGTATCATCATTCTTTTTAATGTTACGTGGAGAAGAGAAATACATTTTCACTGATGGTTCATTAAATATTGATCCTTCGAGTGAAGAATTAGCAGATATTGCTGAATTAGGATATGAAGCAAGTCAAATCTTTAATTTTTCTAATCCAAATTTAGTATTATTGTCATTTTCAACAAAAGGGTCAGGGAAAGGACCATTAGTTGATAAAGTTCGTAATGCCTATAAATTAGTCTTGGAAAAAAATTTACCTTGCCAAATTGACGGGGAATTCCAATTTGATGCAGCATGAGATGATAATATCCGTAAAATTAAAGCACCAAATTCACCAATTACCCATCGTGCTGATATTTATGTTTTTCCCTCATTAAATGCAGCAAATATTGGTTACAAAATTGCCCAACGTATGGGAGGTTATCAAGCGGTCGGACCAATTATTATTGGCCTAGATAAGCCAGTTAATGACCTTTCACGCGGAGCTACGGGAGAAGAAATTTATTTTACCGCTATTGTGACAGCATATATGCATATTTATAATCAAAATAAAAAGTAA
- a CDS encoding DNA polymerase III subunit alpha — MLITHLNVRTSYSLLSSLITLENYLSFAKKNNLKNLAICDNNMFGVYEFHTLCQKNNIKPIVGLNVNLIYNNQSYNLNLFAVNQKGYFNLVEISSTIMANNEKINKIELVDILQYFTTGLKIIVNYTSDNYDQQLFTFLQSKLENPNNLYLGLNNNNLSLLETFQKIIPSDQIIWNNKIQYFTSDNFAAFKMIDAIKTQTLFKDNRLTDNYAWTDVIKDYALYFENITKFIADIEQYSLAKGTVIDNLLQFPTPENISAREYLKALCKKGLEFKKGKMVAQKYLDRLFYELEVINKMGFNDYFLIVWDYVAFAKKNNIYVGPGRGSAAGSLVSYLLDITTIDPLEYNLLFERFLNPERNGLPDIDIDFQDDKREMVVEYLFEKYGVDHVAHIVTFQTIGMKMALRDLSRIFEIPLDEADKMSKAVKIEANFDYDLAMQSNNVLSFFQKKYPQLFLYLKELVGLPRQTGTHAAGVILTNQRLQTIIPIKEGYNGIFQTQYSMNYLEDLGLLKMDLLGLRNLTILHNIIDEVGTGLQQKLAIEKIPLNDEKTFALLAKGDTKGIFQLESPGMTKVLIEMQPDKLEDIVATSSLYRPGPQENIPLFIQRKKKQAPITYLDQRLGDILAPTYGIIVYQEQVMLIAQLVANFSLAKADVLRRAMGKKDATIMNEMQTEFMQEAVKNNYTLTIAQEIWNLIAKFAAYGFNRSHAVAYSLLGYQMAYLKANYPSQFLASLLSNVIGDEVKTTDYLALARQNNLKIVAPAINFPADRYRTVGANIHLPLLVIKQIGYAFFNKILVEFNTNGPFKDIYDLFIRLYKKGLNRKTYEMLVFSGALDCFKLSRTTMFNNYQTIVNYLELIKVEEQRESLIVDQTLAEQPTLVNVPDDEVFIIEKEYECLGFYLSNHPLKYIREKEGYQNKTTLIKNVTLAQGTTNLLITIRRIRVISDKNNKQMAFLDCYDESGEISLTAFAGTYQDHHEALQEGNILLVNIRLGTYQDKINGIINRIKLIGKQGE; from the coding sequence ATGTTGATAACCCATTTAAATGTTCGGACAAGCTATAGCCTTTTATCGTCATTAATTACATTAGAAAATTACTTATCGTTTGCTAAAAAAAATAATTTAAAAAATTTAGCAATTTGTGATAATAATATGTTTGGGGTTTATGAATTCCATACTTTATGTCAAAAAAATAATATTAAGCCAATTGTTGGCTTAAATGTTAATTTAATTTATAATAACCAGTCTTATAATTTAAATCTTTTTGCTGTAAATCAAAAAGGCTATTTTAATTTGGTTGAAATTTCTTCAACAATTATGGCTAATAATGAAAAAATCAATAAAATTGAGTTAGTTGATATTTTGCAATATTTTACAACGGGCCTTAAAATTATTGTTAATTATACTAGTGATAATTATGATCAACAATTATTTACTTTTTTACAATCAAAGTTAGAAAATCCGAATAATTTATATTTAGGATTAAATAATAATAATTTATCGTTACTAGAAACTTTTCAAAAAATTATCCCTAGTGACCAAATTATTTGAAATAATAAAATTCAATATTTTACTTCGGATAATTTCGCTGCTTTCAAAATGATTGATGCAATTAAAACTCAAACATTATTTAAAGATAACCGCTTAACTGATAATTATGCGTGAACAGACGTTATTAAAGACTATGCCCTTTATTTTGAAAATATTACAAAATTTATTGCTGATATTGAGCAATATTCGTTAGCAAAAGGAACGGTTATTGATAATTTATTACAATTCCCAACTCCGGAAAATATTAGTGCTCGTGAGTATTTGAAAGCTCTGTGCAAAAAAGGCTTAGAATTTAAAAAAGGGAAAATGGTTGCCCAAAAATATCTGGATCGTTTATTCTACGAATTAGAAGTTATTAATAAAATGGGCTTTAATGATTATTTTTTAATTGTTTGAGATTATGTTGCTTTTGCGAAAAAAAATAATATTTATGTAGGGCCAGGACGGGGAAGTGCCGCGGGAAGTTTAGTTAGTTACTTATTAGACATTACAACAATTGATCCGTTGGAATATAATTTACTGTTTGAGCGGTTTTTAAACCCAGAACGAAATGGTTTGCCAGATATTGATATTGATTTTCAAGATGATAAGCGAGAAATGGTAGTAGAATATTTGTTTGAAAAATATGGCGTTGATCATGTTGCTCATATTGTAACTTTTCAAACAATTGGAATGAAAATGGCTTTGCGTGATTTGTCGCGAATTTTTGAAATTCCCCTTGATGAAGCCGATAAAATGAGTAAGGCTGTTAAAATTGAAGCAAACTTTGATTATGATTTAGCAATGCAAAGCAATAACGTCCTAAGTTTTTTTCAAAAAAAATACCCACAATTATTTTTATACTTAAAAGAATTAGTGGGATTACCTCGCCAAACAGGAACACATGCCGCGGGGGTTATTTTAACTAACCAAAGACTTCAAACAATTATTCCAATTAAAGAAGGTTACAATGGTATTTTTCAAACGCAGTATTCAATGAATTATCTAGAAGATTTAGGCCTATTAAAAATGGATTTACTGGGATTACGAAATTTAACAATTTTACATAATATCATTGATGAAGTAGGAACAGGGTTGCAACAAAAACTGGCAATTGAAAAAATCCCCTTGAATGATGAAAAAACTTTTGCTTTGTTAGCAAAAGGAGATACAAAAGGAATTTTTCAGTTAGAATCACCGGGAATGACAAAAGTTTTAATTGAAATGCAACCTGATAAATTAGAAGACATTGTTGCAACCTCTTCTTTATATCGTCCAGGACCACAAGAAAATATTCCGTTATTTATTCAACGTAAGAAAAAACAAGCCCCAATTACGTATTTAGACCAAAGATTGGGAGATATTTTGGCCCCAACATATGGGATTATTGTTTATCAAGAGCAAGTAATGTTAATTGCCCAGTTAGTTGCTAATTTTAGTTTAGCGAAAGCCGATGTTTTACGCCGGGCAATGGGAAAAAAAGATGCAACAATCATGAACGAAATGCAAACAGAATTTATGCAAGAAGCTGTTAAAAATAATTATACATTAACAATTGCCCAAGAAATTTGAAATTTAATTGCGAAGTTTGCCGCCTATGGGTTTAACCGTAGTCATGCTGTCGCCTATTCGTTATTAGGATATCAAATGGCATATTTAAAAGCTAATTACCCATCCCAATTTTTAGCATCGCTATTAAGTAATGTGATTGGTGATGAAGTAAAAACAACCGATTATTTGGCCTTAGCTCGCCAAAACAATTTAAAAATAGTAGCTCCTGCCATAAATTTTCCAGCTGATCGCTATCGGACAGTAGGAGCAAATATTCACTTGCCATTGTTAGTAATTAAGCAAATTGGATATGCCTTTTTTAATAAAATTTTAGTGGAATTTAATACTAATGGACCATTTAAAGATATTTATGACTTATTTATTCGCTTGTACAAAAAAGGGTTAAATCGCAAAACTTATGAGATGCTAGTTTTCTCTGGGGCCTTGGATTGCTTTAAATTAAGTCGAACAACAATGTTTAATAATTATCAGACAATTGTTAATTATTTAGAGTTGATTAAAGTAGAAGAACAACGTGAAAGTTTAATTGTTGATCAAACCTTGGCTGAACAACCAACGTTAGTGAATGTTCCAGATGATGAAGTTTTTATAATTGAAAAAGAATATGAATGTTTAGGATTTTATTTATCAAATCATCCCTTAAAGTATATTCGTGAAAAAGAGGGTTATCAAAACAAAACAACTTTAATTAAAAATGTCACATTAGCGCAAGGAACAACAAATTTATTAATCACGATTCGTAGGATTCGTGTTATTAGTGATAAGAATAATAAACAAATGGCTTTTTTAGATTGCTATGATGAAAGTGGGGAGATTAGTTTAACAGCTTTTGCCGGGACATATCAAGACCATCATGAAGCATTACAAGAAGGCAATATTTTATTGGTTAATATTCGTTTAGGAACATACCAAGACAAAATCAATGGTATTATTAATCGAATTAAATTAATTGGAAAGCAAGGGGAATAA
- the trpS gene encoding tryptophan--tRNA ligase, translating to MEQKQRPTIVSGITATGNLTLGNYIGAIKNFISLQEENNLIIFVANLHAITIPISKEDLRKNIKSMVALYYACGLDPVKSTIFIQSDVLEHTLLGHILLCNTTVGELSRMTQYKDKANKMKAENGTEFIPTGLLTYPALMAADILLYDADLVPVGIDQKQHIELTRNLAERMNNKYQTNLFKIPDGFIPPIGNKIMDLQDPTKKMSKSSNNPKSFIALLDSPAEIMKKIKSAVTDSEGKIYFDPENKPGISNLLVIYAALKNIPIEKAVAELKDYDYGEFKTIVGQTIIDTLTPLQTKYHELINSPAIDDLLTTGAQKAREIASRKMTKVNNAVGLNYKRK from the coding sequence ATGGAACAAAAACAACGCCCAACAATCGTATCAGGAATAACAGCAACTGGAAATTTAACATTAGGGAATTATATTGGCGCAATTAAAAATTTTATCAGTTTACAAGAAGAGAATAATTTAATTATTTTTGTTGCTAATCTTCATGCTATTACAATTCCAATTAGCAAAGAAGATTTACGAAAAAATATTAAAAGCATGGTTGCTTTATATTATGCTTGTGGTCTTGATCCTGTTAAATCAACTATTTTTATTCAGTCTGATGTTCTAGAACACACCCTATTAGGTCATATTTTATTATGTAATACTACGGTTGGCGAATTATCACGAATGACTCAATATAAAGATAAAGCAAATAAAATGAAAGCCGAAAATGGGACTGAATTTATTCCGACAGGATTATTAACTTATCCAGCCTTAATGGCAGCTGATATTTTATTATATGATGCTGATTTAGTCCCTGTTGGAATTGATCAAAAACAGCATATTGAATTAACTCGCAATTTAGCTGAGCGAATGAATAATAAATACCAAACAAATTTATTTAAGATTCCTGATGGTTTTATTCCCCCAATTGGGAATAAAATCATGGATTTACAAGACCCAACTAAAAAAATGAGTAAATCATCCAATAACCCAAAATCTTTTATTGCCTTATTAGATTCACCAGCTGAAATTATGAAAAAAATTAAAAGCGCTGTCACTGATTCAGAAGGAAAAATTTATTTTGATCCCGAGAATAAACCAGGAATTAGTAATTTACTAGTAATTTATGCGGCGTTAAAAAATATCCCAATTGAAAAAGCCGTTGCTGAATTAAAAGATTATGATTATGGAGAATTTAAAACAATTGTTGGTCAAACAATCATTGACACATTAACTCCTCTGCAAACAAAATATCATGAATTAATTAATAGTCCCGCAATTGATGATTTACTTACAACAGGAGCTCAAAAAGCCCGAGAAATTGCTAGTCGCAAGATGACTAAAGTTAATAATGCCGTTGGTTTAAATTATAAAAGAAAATAG
- the thiI gene encoding tRNA uracil 4-sulfurtransferase ThiI, with protein sequence MNFDVILVRYGELTIKGKNRSDFINVLVKNIKNKLEKYQGFYQIDKQFDRLFIEILEPSYAEEILALMQKIYGISSLSFAKKLAKDLDVIGAMAVEIVKYYQPKTFKLEARRSDKSFPKNSTEIKQYLAPIILKNTEVKVDVHNPEMQIDIEVRRDFTYLFIKRIKALGGLPVGVSGKGMVMLSGGIDSPVAAYLMMKRGMAVEYLHFATPPHTGPEALEKVKTLVQKLLPYAGTKTQRLHVVNFSMLQHELMHIPDSTYRITIMRRMFYRIANIVARNNKSQAIITGESLGQVASQTIESINVINAVAEMAVLRPVLCYDKNEIISISEQIDTYTTSILPFEDCCSLFVPKNPVTKPRLHSAEIQEKNLLWEDIINVIIEKHIVTYVIKGDEIHEEN encoded by the coding sequence ATGAATTTTGACGTCATCTTAGTTCGCTATGGTGAATTAACAATTAAAGGAAAAAATCGTAGTGATTTTATTAACGTTTTAGTTAAAAATATTAAAAATAAATTAGAAAAATATCAGGGGTTTTATCAAATTGATAAACAGTTTGATCGTTTATTTATTGAAATTTTAGAACCTTCATATGCTGAAGAAATTTTGGCTTTAATGCAAAAAATTTATGGAATTTCTTCGCTTTCGTTTGCGAAAAAATTAGCAAAAGATTTAGATGTGATTGGGGCAATGGCTGTGGAAATTGTCAAATATTATCAGCCAAAAACTTTTAAGCTAGAGGCTCGTCGTAGTGATAAATCATTCCCTAAAAATTCAACAGAAATTAAACAATATTTAGCGCCAATTATTTTAAAAAATACTGAGGTTAAAGTAGACGTTCATAACCCTGAAATGCAAATTGATATTGAAGTTCGTCGTGATTTTACTTATCTATTTATTAAACGAATTAAAGCTCTTGGCGGATTACCAGTTGGAGTTTCAGGAAAAGGGATGGTAATGTTATCTGGGGGAATTGATTCGCCAGTTGCTGCTTATTTAATGATGAAACGTGGGATGGCAGTTGAATATTTACATTTTGCAACACCACCTCATACTGGTCCGGAAGCTTTAGAAAAAGTTAAAACTTTAGTTCAAAAATTATTACCATATGCTGGAACAAAAACACAACGTTTACATGTTGTTAATTTTTCAATGTTACAACATGAGTTGATGCATATTCCGGATAGTACATATCGGATTACAATTATGCGTCGAATGTTTTACCGAATTGCTAACATTGTTGCTCGGAATAATAAAAGTCAGGCAATTATTACAGGGGAATCATTAGGACAAGTTGCTTCTCAAACAATTGAAAGTATTAATGTTATTAACGCTGTTGCTGAAATGGCTGTCTTGCGTCCAGTCTTATGTTATGATAAAAATGAAATTATTAGTATTTCTGAGCAAATTGATACTTATACAACATCAATTTTGCCTTTTGAAGATTGTTGTAGTTTATTTGTTCCAAAAAACCCAGTTACAAAACCACGCTTACATTCAGCGGAAATCCAAGAAAAAAATTTATTATGAGAAGATATCATTAATGTCATTATTGAGAAACATATTGTAACTTATGTTATTAAGGGAGATGAAATACATGAAGAAAATTAA